AATTTTTTGGGACGTGCGAGTTCGTCGATCTCCGGCAGGCGTCCTAACTTGAGTTGATGAAGTAGAACGTAGAGGAAATGTTCTGGTTTCATCGGGCAGTTAGGCAATGCCACAAGTGGCTTTTTGATCCCTCTGGAGGTTAGGAATTCACGCAGGGTCATGGAGCCAGTAAGGGTGCCATTCATGCGTGGAACCCCACCTACAGCAGCGCAGGTGCCGGCGGCCACCAGTACACCGGCGCGGCGTGCCAAGCGTTCAACCCATTCAGTCATGGGCCGTTCCGCCATCACACAGGCATGTGGCAACGCCACCGGAATCCCTCCTTCCAGCACGAAGATAAATCCCTCCTCTTGCTCGGCCATGTGATCGATCACTCGCAATGCCTGCTCGCCGGTCGCCAGCGAAACATCGGGATGAAAGATTACATCGACGAATTCGGTGAGAATTTCGACCACCGAAACCTGTTCGATATTGAGAAAGGCCATGGAACAACCAGAGCAGGAAGTCCCGTGCAGCCAG
This sequence is a window from Gammaproteobacteria bacterium. Protein-coding genes within it:
- a CDS encoding Hydrogenase (acceptor) — its product is MAFSRREFLASLWKMIVAAGASSFFSLQDLLAAHTAGERPKVIWLHGTSCSGCSMAFLNIEQVSVVEILTEFVDVIFHPDVSLATGEQALRVIDHMAEQEEGFIFVLEGGIPVALPHACVMAERPMTEWVERLARRAGVLVAAGTCAAVGGVPRMNGTLTGSMTLREFLTSRGIKKPLVALPNCPMKPEHFLYVLLHQLKLGRLPEIDELARPKKFFSHLIHERCIYYADFQERRYAEHIGEDGCLIKLGCQGPVTYNDCVILGHNSNTNTCIRAGHPCVGCADEHFPRQIMFHAHNDRRVIQKNFQI